The genome window AGTATCTTGTGCCTGCTGTTTTCACTGGTCTCTATTCAGTTTGGCCAGTGACTGAGCATGGTGAGAATGAAATCAAGGTCATGAGTTCAATTCCCATTTGAACTAGTTAACACTTCTCCTTCTAGGGAGGAGATATCCCAAGGTTATCTCTGGCTCACACTGGACATATGGACAAGCAGGGATATGGTGGTCAGGGCAACCTGCCTCTAACACTTCTGAAACCACTTGAAACACCTCTGTACAGAGGGCTATAGTGTCCTTATGTTCTTCGAGAATAGTCCTCTGAAATTGAGGTGTTGATATGTATAACATTTCCTACCTAAGGAATTAATATAAAACTTAGTCATGTtacaatttttattacaaattcagcctggtgcagtggcttcctcctgtaatcacagcacattcagaggctgaggtgggaggatcactcaagacGATCATGaacaacataggaagaccctgtctctacaaaatataaataaattagctgggcatgctggcatgtgcctgtgttcccagttactaaggaagctgaggtgggaggatcgcttgagtctgggaagttgaAGCTATagggagccatgatcacaacactgcactccagcctgggtgatgagtgagaccctgtctcttaaaacaaaaacaccacaaaTTCACAGTAAGCTGTTCATGGAAATAATAAATGGGACCGATTGGCCTACATTGCATCCTACAAGGTATTAATATCTGGGATGTTTTGATCACCTTGCTGAACTAAATCTGGCTTCTTGGTAAGCCCATCAGGAGATAACAGTAGATGTGTGAATGAAATCTAAATGTTTTCAGTACATTCCCTTGTCTGTGAAGGAGCCTGCATCAAAGAAAGCCATTAGACTTTTGCGTAGCATCCTGTATGTCTGCTCTTGGTGACTTATTAAACACagtgttttgagacggagtctcactctgtcacccaggctggagtgcagtggcgtgatctcggctcactgcaacctcggccgcccaggttcaagtgattctcctgccttagcctcttgagtaactgggattacaggcgcctgccattgcgcctggctaattcttgtatttttagtagagatgggctgcttcaccatattggtcaggctggtcttgagctcctgacctcatgatccacctgcctcagcctcccaacatgctgggattacaggcgtgagccaccgtgcctggtgaaACACAGTGTTTTAAATTATGATTACTCTTAAATCCAATTACCATACTAGTGCCAATGCCTTGTTTGTATCTGCTCTGTCTTGATACTGCTAAGGTATTAGatttattgtttgtctttttaaacctGAATCACCTCTcattactcattttaaaaaatcttattcaGGGGTTGAGGAATTCATAGTTCTGAGTCCAATTGTCCTTGTCCTATATGTCATAATATCTGAATATGAGGGACTCCCTTAAATGGGTCAACTGACTGTTTAGTTCAGGGTGtttaaggaagaggaagagaactGACATTTTTGAGCACTAACAGTGTGCTGTAGTTTACtagatatttacatatatattatctgAGTTAATCTTCAATATAACCATGTAAAGTAGGCATTATTACCCCAGTTTGATGAATGAGGGATCTAGTTTGAGAATTTAAATGACTGAATTATCATTTGAACACTGGTCTGTTGGATTTCAAGACCTGTGATTTTTCCACTGCACATACTGACTCCCAGGGGTAGCAGAGTTTCTTAGATTGAACCTAACAACACACTaatcacctcccctcccctcctgcttttctgtatttaaaaatatatatatattttttatttttaattgataaataattgtatatattacatggggtacaatgtgatgttgatatatatatgtttaaaatgtggaatgattaaatcagactaatttacttttttttttttttgagacagagtctcgctctgtcacccaggctggaccacagtggcacgatctcggctcactgcaagctctgcgtcccgggttcacgccattcttctgcctcagcctcccgagtagctgggactacaggtgcctgccaccacgcccggttaattttttttttttttttttttttgtatttttagtagagacagggtttcaccatgttagccaggatggtcttgatctcctgacctcatgatccgcccgccttggcctcccaaagttctgggattacaggcgtgagccactgcgtctggcctttttttttttttttttttcctaaaaggaCCTTGGCTTCAGAATTAACTTtaattttcattccattttgCTTATATTACCTTGACAAGATCAGTCCTTTGTAGCAAGGCCAGGATTTAAGCTTTGAACCACCAGTAAGGAGGACATTGGTTTGAGCCTGCTTTCAATTTTGTCCAAAATCCAGTTATTCATATTTTACGTAGTTCCCAGTAACTCATAATACAATCCAAGAATGTGCCTTATTGCTGGCCTGGTACTTGCTGGATGCTCAGCATTTCAAAGCATATTGGGTTCCATCATCCACTTGAGAGCCAAAAAGTTCTTCAGTTGTAGGAACACGATGCTTGCTATGGTGAAAGAAAGTATGTTTCTCCTCTGGGCCAGACTGGTAAGCAAAGCGACTGCAAAAAGTTTACCAAAGGTGGGTTGATGTGTATGTAGTAGAATAGATCAATGAGAAACAGACCATTTGGGCTGAAGAAGATACAGGGTGAAGGTAGGGAGAAGGAAATTTTCAAGAGTAGGGAAACCGAAAGGGATGATCATTATCCTCTGAATGACTGAGGAAAGAAAGCTGAGAGTTAATCTAAGACGAATGGGGGATTAAGAAAATCCGAGTGCAAAGCATAGTGGTGTGGTGACATCCTTTGAAAGGAGGGTGGCTGGATTCCATCCAGGTCTAAACATTATAATTTGTGATTAGAATGAAAATTTTCAAGGGCCTCTTGGAGTTAGCCATTACACGTTGGATTCAAATGCATCCTCAAGTCATTAATTTAGGGATATTGAGGGATTAACCAACCTAAGGTTGTTTCGGTATCAAATCCTAGACAAGTTAATTCATACTGGTTTGGtttcttcttgccttcttttgCTGTCAACTTGGCAGCTTTCTGGGGCAGTATTACAGTTTAAGGTCTTGAGAGCCAAACTCTCTAGCAATCCACTGTGGAGACCAGGAGGTTTTGGAGAGGGTTACAGGGAAGCTCAGGAAAGCAGAGAGCGGTTTCTGAGTGTCTTCGCCATTCTGTTCTTGAATTTTTGCTGCCAGGTTGCCCAGAGGGAAACTGAGCATAATTTCCCTCTGCCAACCTTGTCATTTTCTGTACCCCACAGAAAGGAGGATGAGGCACCTGCTCCTCAGCTGGTCTCCCGTGCAACAGTTtcttaggaaaatgtaaattgggGAGTAAGTGGAAGGAGCCCCGAGGAGCAAAGTGGCTCCAGTCTGGAGAGCTTGGCTGTGCCTGTCTTGGTACCcaccttttttctctccctttccctcccagtGCCTCAGAATTTGTCATCAGCAAGTAGCTACAAGTGACATATGAGGCCATCTTAAGGGAAGGGGCAGCAGAGGGTTAAAAGGTGATGGATTGGGACCGTTAACAGCAGAAGTAATCACAAGATAGTGTTTCTTTGGCAAATAGCCTATTTTGAACATCATGAGGTGTGGGAAAACACAAGCTTTAGATGAATTGAGGTTTCTACCTTTTAGGCACATTCACCATATAAAATATCTGATTAATATCAGtaagggcaggaggaggagggactcctaaCCTTGCCAAAGCAATTACTGTAGTAAATCACTATAGTAAAcagttaaaaataacagaaactcaTTTCTCTAGTGCTGTTCAGTATGGGAGCCacgagccacatgtggctactgagcatttgaaatatggctagtttaaattgagatttttttgtaAGGGCAAAATACACACCATATCTCAAGgacttagtatgaaaaaaaaaaacagcataatttttatattgatgacATGTTGAAAACAATATATTGGTTACATTGGGATAAATAAAgtattagttttgcctgtttctttttacctttatAACATGGTtactagaacatttaaaattatgcatgtggctcacattatatttctgttggacagtgctgctctggtatactaaaaaatagaatttgatCTATAAGCATCTTTTTAGCAGTACATTTCTTGCTTTGAGTAAGTGTACCTATACATCAGAGACAGGCTCATTTCAAAAGAAGGACAGGGAGGAGTGGCGATTTGAAAATGGGGAAACCAATTATAGAAGAAAGTCAGGACCCTGCCTCAGTTACCTCTCagtctgggggtgggggatgctGTGACAGGGGTCAGTTGCCTGAAGCAAGTGCTCTCATCCCCGTAACTCCTGTTGATCTAGTTGGGGCTCCAGAGTGGGGAGGAGAAAGGCACTTTGAAACTTCTCTGCCCTTACCGTCTTAGCCATCAAACTCTGAGTTGGAGATAGTGACGATGTGACAGGAACTTTCCCTGGGCCTCTCTGGGCCACCATTCCTGGccgagagaaagaggaggaatgAGGTGAGCGCCTTCTTCACTCCCAGGGCCATGTGATAGAGCTGCAGTCGCACCTCCTTCTGCCGATAGGCATAGATGAGTGGGTTGAGCAGGGAGTTGCCCACACCAAGCAGCCACAGGTACCGTTCCAGCACTAGGTAGAGGTGACACTCCTGGCAGGCCACCTGCACAATGCCAGTGATAAGGAAGGGGGTCCAGGATAGAGTGAAGCTCCCAATGAGAACAGACACAGTGCGGACAGCTTTGAAGTCGCTGGGAGTCCGTGGGGGTCGATAACCTCCAGCCATGGCTCCTGCATGTTCCATCTTTCGGATCTGCTGACTGTGCATGGAGGCAATCTTGAGCATGTCGCAGTAGAAGAAGACAAAGAGGAGCATGGCTGGGAAGAAGCCAACGCAGGAGAGGGTCAGCACGAAGTAAGGGTGAAATACAGCAAAGAAGCTGCAGGACCCTTTGTAGGCGGTCTGCTGGAACATGGGGATTCCAAGTGGGAGGAAGCCAATGAGGTAAGACACCAACCACAGCCCGGCAATGCAGGCCCCGGCCACGAACCCACTCATGATCTTCAAGTAGCGGAGGGGCTGCTTGATGGCAAGGTACCTGTCAAAGGTGATCAGCATGACTGTGAGGACAGAGGCAGCCGCAGAGGAAGTGACAAATGCCATCCGCAAGCTGCACAGGGTCTTCTGTGTGGGCCGAGAAGGGCTGGAGAGCTGTTCTGTGAGTAGGCCTGAGATGGCCACaccaatcaaggtgtcagccacaGCCAGATTCAAGGTGAAGCAGAGATTGACACCATCACTCTTGTGGATCAACAGCAGCACAGCCACAGCCACTAGTGTGTTAGTAGCAATGATGAGGGAGGCCAGGACAGCAAGGATCACTCCAAATGAGAAAGATGACTCCATGTCTCGAAGTGGCAGGACTTCACTTACCAGGGCATGCTGTCTTTCCAGCCGAAATTCTCATGGGCCAGGAGAAGAAGAGCTGTGGGTTCAGAGCTACAACACGATTCCAGCCTTCACTGGCAGTCCAGGCTGGCAGCTCGCCATCTTTGGGATCCTACAGGTCATGAAGAATTACTCACCCTCTCTTTTCagtcctcagcctcctgcctctccAGCTCTCTAAAGGCAGCAACCTCAGTACAGACCTCCCCCTGGGCCCTGAACTAGTCCCTCCCCCTCCAACCACCAAGTTACTAGACAACTCCCAAGTACCTGTACATGCTGTCTCGCCAGGCCCTCTCCCTTCAATGGTGCTTCAGGGACTCTGGAGGGACAGGGACATTCATCAGGTCTCCTGTCTGTCAAAAGATATAATTGACTCCAATcatacttttttcttcctctgtatcTTGACATTAAATTTCTACTTTCCTTCCAAAACCTCGAGTACCAGCTTAAATAACTAATCTCAGcttaattaaactttttcttaataattaatTCTCAGTTACTATTATGAATTGCTTTTAATCAAGCAAGATGCTCACAATCAGTTGAAGTGGGAAGTGAGGGCAGGTGAGCTTTTTGAGGGGCCCCAGCATACTTTCAAGAGTGCTACCACACATTTAagctgtttctttccttttgcttccTAGCTCCTCAAATTCCAATTCTCTCAAGTAGGGCATGCTGTTCCCCCATTTCTCATCCCTTGGAACCCATTTGAGGATTCAGGACAGGAAAAACAGGGCCAAAAACTGTTAACAGCTGTCATTCAGTTTAGAGCCCATTCGCCACCTTGCACTGCTGTCTCTCAAGTATACTCATTGATAATTATTTCTGCAGCATGTTGGGCCAGGTCTCTGGTCAGTGAATAGTGGCTGCTGGGCTTGCCTTTCTTAATCCTATAGACCCAAGGTATCTctgtgggaggaggagaagaggagatgAGCTGCATTCTGGGAAGTGTCTGTTTGATGTTTGGCTATGGAATTTTCCACTTTCCAGGAATAGGAACGTGGGGGTGGTTGAGGGGGGAAGGTTAGACCAAAGGGCGACTGTGTTGCTGAAGCAGGTAAGATGCACTCCAGAGGGGCAGCTGCATAAGTCACTCCTGTTTTAGGATGTGTATCTATTTGCTTGGGTACATTAGAACTAACCTTTCGCCTGCCACTCTCATCTTGGATACCAAGAAgagaggggtggggagaagagTGGTTAGAAGCTTATTTACTCAGTTCAGGTGAGAGCACAAATGGGGAAGGTTAGTGTTTGAAGTGAGGGAGTAGAGAGCAAGGTGCAGAGTTGGACGCAAATATATTTCAGGACGTTTTGACAGTCTGAGAGGGCCTTTGGCAGATGTCTCTCCTAAAAAAGGATCAGAAAGACTGTGTTGTGGGGACTCAGTATTCTAGTTGCCAGCCTGAAAACAGTTCTTATTCTTGTGTACGCCCATTGGGAGATTGATTCCAGCTGCTTAGAACCTAGCCTAATTTTATACCTGGACCTAAGGTGTGCTTGGGTTTCCCCAGCTCTTGACTCCACAGAGTCAAGTTAGCCCTTTTCAAGCCCATGTTCAAACTTGAGAGTGTATCACAATCACCTGGAGGGTGTCTTAAAACCCAGGTTCTTGGGCCCTACTCCCAGAGTTTCAGGTCATTGGTGagtctgagaatctgcatttctttctttcttttctttctttcttttctttctttctttctttctttctttctttctttctttctttctttctttctttctttctttctttcttttctttcttccttccttccttccttccttccttccttccttcc of Macaca fascicularis isolate 582-1 chromosome X, T2T-MFA8v1.1 contains these proteins:
- the GPR119 gene encoding glucose-dependent insulinotropic receptor; its protein translation is MESSFSFGVILAVLASLIIATNTLVAVAVLLLIHKSDGVNLCFTLNLAVADTLIGVAISGLLTEQLSSPSRPTQKTLCSLRMAFVTSSAAASVLTVMLITFDRYLAIKQPLRYLKIMSGFVAGACIAGLWLVSYLIGFLPLGIPMFQQTAYKGSCSFFAVFHPYFVLTLSCVGFFPAMLLFVFFYCDMLKIASMHSQQIRKMEHAGAMAGGYRPPRTPSDFKAVRTVSVLIGSFTLSWTPFLITGIVQVACQECHLYLVLERYLWLLGVGNSLLNPLIYAYRQKEVRLQLYHMALGVKKALTSFLLFLSARNGGPERPRESSCHIVTISNSEFDG